The nucleotide sequence aaacaagaaacagaacattagcaGCACTCCAAAAGCCCCTTCAAtgccccctcccttcctttctctctcttcaaggGTAACCGCTATACTGGCTTCATATCCTATAGATTTGTTTATCTGTCTTTAAACTTCacttaaaaagaataatacagcaTGCACTCTTTTGTGTCTAATGTCTTTTGCACATTACTTTCTTGAAAATCTATTTTCTTCTGGTAGCTGTTCACGAAATTTTCTCTTGTTAAGAGTTCTTACtttattgaattaaaaatgaCGGATTTTCCTTCTGTAGATTATGCTATAGGATTTCTGTGATGTCAAAGCAGCTTTTAAGATATTCGCTTGTTATTACTTCCTTTGCAAGGAATTTActaacaaaagaaaaggaaagattgtTTCAGGCCAGGTCATGttattttggggggaagaaaacagCAAAGTTTTTATCATGCAGATTACTTCACTAGTGTTGATCAGGAAATTTTAGATTGTTTTTAAGGTCATGTTTCAACgagaggctgaaactgcaatTAAATCTTGGTTTGCTGTCATGGGgggcaaataactatattttggGCCTGCTGCCTCTTTTTTAACAGAATCAATTGGTCAAAATTCTCTCCACCAACCTCCCAACTGAAGAGTTTTGGTTCAATGTCCCATTCTGGCTCTATTTGTCTCATTTTTATTGAGTACTGTCTGTATTTAGGCATGCCTGAAAATCCAACACATACGTTTGAGTAGAAACTAGAATCCCTAAACCTAGGCAGAATTGAAAAATTGAACCCATACTCAGttcattcattgatttctgtttctcTCCTCTTCAGGTAACTGAAGACAAATCCCTTCCAAAGTCAATGACTGAAACAAATCAATCTCCAGTGACCGAATTTGTGTTGCTGGGACTCTCTAATTCCCAAGAGCTCCAACCTTTCTTATTTGTCATATTTTCACTATTCTACCTAGCAATACTACTGGGCAACTTTCTCATCATCCTCACTGTGATCTCAGATTCCCGCCTTCATACCCCCATGTACTTTTTGCTtgcaaacctctcttttatagaTATATGTGTTGCCTCTTTTGCCACCCCAAAAATGATTGCAGACTTTCTGGTTGCGCACAAAACTGTTTCTTTTGAAGCCTGTCTGGCCCagattttctttgttcatttatttgctgGTGGTGAAATGGTGCTTCTTGTATCTATGGCTTATGACCGTTATGTTGCTATATGCAAACCACTCCACTACCTGACAATCATGAACTGGCGTGTGTGCGTTACTCTGGTCCTCGTCCCATGGTGTGTTGGCTTCATCCATACTACTAGCCAGTTGGCATTTACTgttaacttgtctttttgtggtcCCAATCAGGTAGATAGTTTTTTCTGTGACCTCCCTCTAGTGACCAAGCTGGCCTGTATAGACACTTATGTTGTCAGCCTACTAATAGTTGCAGACAGTGGCTTTCTTTCCATGAGTTCCTTCCTCCTCTTGGTTGTCTCCTACACTGTGATACTTATCACAGTCAGGAATCACTCCTCTGCTGGCATGGCAAAGGCCCGTTCCACATTGACTGCTCACATCACAGTGGTCACACTATTCTTTGGACCATGCATCTTCATCTATGTGTGGCCTCTCAGTGGTTATTCAGTTGATAAAGTCCTTGCTGTGCTCTACACCATCTTTACTTCCATTTTAAACCCAGTTATCTACACTCTAAGgaacaaagaagtgaaaacagCTATGTTGAAACTGAAGAGTAGGTATCTGAAGCCTGGCCAGATTTCTGCCGTCATAAGAAATATTCTTTTCCTGGAAACAAAGTAAACTTACCACCTGTTACCGGTATAGCCTTGTCTCTAGACATTTACAAATGGAATCACTGTAATGTTAAAGCAAATCATTTTGACTACTGGGAAGAGTTGAGAAACTTGAATTTAAGagtaatgatgataataaaacgCCATAGGATGAGCCTTACTGATTTTCGTATTCTCTTCCTTTATTgcgtcttttatttttgtttctgtttcctactttttatttttttatataaatcttTTTTAAGATACAAGCTTTGAAGATATTAGGAAATGGCATTTACTTATAAATAGTTAATAAACTGAACCTCTCCCTCTTTAAATAGTACTGCCCAAATGCCAATTTTGGATTAATAATAGATATAGCTCTATACCATAGAGATAATAGACCTATTTGCATATATCATATACCTAGATAAGAACACATTCCACACTGTACTATGTAACTGACAGCACGTGAAGACAATTCTATGATTGGTGTTAATGGTatagtaaaatgtaaaatggcaTGGCTATCCAGCAGAAGGCATTTATACTCAATGCTTTCACAAATCATTCTTCAATATGGctgcttaatatatatttttcatggaAAGCAACTCACTGAATAAATTTATTCACCAGTGTGTTTTGTATTTGGTTATGTTAATTACTGTTAATACTGGTAAAATAGTCTGAGGAATTTAAGAGATGAGTTATAATTCTCTACCTGTCGTTATGGTGATGAGAGCCTGAATTTTAGTATaaaacattctctctctccctaggTCTTCACAATTCCAACCTTCTCAGATAGGGTAGTTTTTCATATTAATATCTGGTagaaattatcattttttctaTGGACTTTTTATTCAgttaatattgttttttaaattttctaatgcaaGTCCAGAAAATGACAGAAGCCTATTTCAAGGCCTTTAGGATAGTCAGAAACTTACCCCTCCATAACCACTTATAAGACCAAGACTTTTTAGGCTTCCACACTGCAGGTTATTTTaggtttttcctcttttattgtaTTCaaaatttttcctatatttttctaCTATGTTCTAATTTCACAATCTCTTATAATGTTAATTATTGTCTAGCCTCCTCTCTTTAGAGGTTCCTAAACGGATTCTATAATTACTGTTACCAAATTTCACATCtgagcaaaagaaaataaagaagccaATTTATTATGGatataacaaaatgaaaattaaaacagatgTGCACGAATGTTTaagtatatgtatgtattcaaACTTTTACAAAAATACAAGACTCCCAGAATTCTACATTACTTTTACACATTGTTCTACGTTTGTGTAAAAACTAAATGATATATCATTGTGCTGCTAGCACTAATTACAACTTAATAGACACTATACAACAAGACATGTAGCAAGAACTTTACACCTCTTTTAAGCTTTCAAACATTTCTATGAGATATTTGTTCTGTTCGTTTTATACATGATAAAAATAAAGTTCAGAAGGGGTAAGGATATTGAGCAGGTTTATACAGTTAGAAAGTGGCTAGTGGATTTCGTGTCCAGGTGGGTGTTGTATTTGCTTTTTTGGTTTATTGCTGGTCCAGAATGGCACACTTTTAGAATGCACTTCTGCCTAGTGTGAAGTAGGCTGCAACCTCTGCAGAAAATGTGATTCTCTGCTCACCCTCTCGTACCTCTTTCCTACTCATAATATCGAAAAATCTTAGAAGATGAAGACTTAAACTCAAGAGGGTACTTGAGTTCCTTTCAGTCAGTCATACAGCAAGAACACAGTACTACAACCGATACAATGTATTGTTGCACATTCAATGATAAAaaaacaaagccacagtaatGTGCACAGATACAAGATAAGCCAGTTATTAagaacatacaaaataaaggaggaagaacGTCATGACTGTTGTGAGTATTATAAAAATCAGTTAGCCCTGGAATTTACGTTTCTCTGGGCCTGACTTCATTTTTGCTGATGGCAATCATCATAACAGTACTTTCACAGACTCAAACATGCGTGAGTGACTGTTCTAAGTCCCGGTCTAAGTCCCTTACATacattaacacatttaatcctctcaaaatGAGGTAGGTATGATTATCTCCCCTTTTACAAAGGAGGagattgaagcacagagagatgaaacaacttgccaaaagtcacacagctagtggcaGCAGAGCAGGAATTTGAGTTCAGACAGTATGGTTGTCAATGGTATTCTCTCAACTGCTATCCTACTCTGCCTCTACATTTTGTAGCACGAGTCTGAGGAAACAAGAAACTATTTCAGTATAGTCCTAACTTACTCTTTTGTGGATAGAACTTTTTATCAGGAGAAGGAGTTTGGGGGATATGTAACTAAGTTTTATTTATCTTAACCATCTTCCACTTCATAACTGTATAAACTTGCTCAATATGTTTTTTCTTCTATGAAAGGATACTAGAGCCTCTGAAATTATGCGTTCAATcaacatttgcctttttttaattaaataaaaattatattgtatCATGTCATTTCATGTTACATCATATTTTGTCATATTATATCATATCTGAAGGTATTGGGGCATATCATAAaactgagagaaagaaaggacaggGAAGTGTTGACATGGCAGCTGAGGTAGAGAAGAGAAATATGGATCCCAGTGACTTTGTgtagagaggaaagaaggaggaaaggataTCTGCTGTTCAGGAGACAACTTGACTCTACTTTCGGGTAAATAACTGATGACATTATGAGATTCCTCTCAGTACTGAATAATGAAGCCAGTTTACTCTGACCTATGGAATAGTTGTAGTAAATTGCTATTCCTAAATTCAACACTGATGGGATTtaggtcaaaaagaaaaaaaagaaaaagaattacttCTGGAATTTATCTATATCTTTTCTACAACTATTACCTAACTGATATTTTCTGtaacattttaaaggaaattttaaaacaaagttctTAATTCCAACGAGTTGGGGGAAGGGGCAATGTTATGTCGTGTTTAAGAATTTGGTTCTAGATTCAGTTCCTGGTTCCAGTCCCCATTCCACCACTTACTACCTGTGTCGCCTTGAGAAGGTCGCTGGATTTCTCTAACTTTAGTGAAATTATAAATGGTTGGGAAGATTCAATAAAATAGAGTGGAACAAGCAATAAGCATATTGCTGGCTCAGAGTTACAGCCTAGAAATACTGGAGATAATCTTTTCAATTTGCTACATACAGCCAAATCCACAAAAGCTTTGAAAACATTACCAACAGTACAGACACACTGAGCCTTTTTCTACAcatctcttgttttctttataatatatttaaagaaaatgttattagTATATGGTATTAtgcttataataattttattaactcTATCCTTTCTTTTACTCCATATTCCATAATTtgctatttttctgttctttattttttttttacaatgtatttcttattctttACTCCTACACTGAAGCGATGCTTCAAGTGTCTCTGAGAGGTATTATTTGATAATAAATTATGtgaataatttactttaaaaagattAGATCAAGATTTGATCATCTCAAGGAAATAATCAAATAGGTTCTTATCGAAAGTATGTGATATGAGACAATCTATTCATGAATACCAAgactacaaaagaagaaataaatgattatGCAGTGACTCATACAGCCTTAGAAACTGTGTGACACACTTGAATGTGCCAAAAAGTATTTGAGGAGCTTGtatttcaaaatagttatttGGAACTTGCATATGATTCTTGTCTTAACAAATTCCTGTTAAAATAACCAAATGAATTCAAAAGTTGAAAAAGTCATCTtcactgaaaaataataatataaatacccATAGAAGTAACTTTTGTGACCTTGCATTATGCAATGGTTTCTcatatatgacaccaaaagcacaagtgaccaAAAAAAGTGGATAAACTGAACTtcttcaaaattcaaaacttcaaAGAGcattcaagaaagtaaaaaggcagcttacaaactggaagaaaatatttgcgaattatatatctaataagggacttACGTCCAATATATATTAATaccttctacaactcaacaataaaaagacaaataacccaatttaaaaatgatcaaaagatttaaacatatatttctccagctaagacataaaaatggccaatCAACACTTGAAAAGATGATGAACGcaattagtcattagagaaaatgctaatgaaaaccacaataagataccaattcacacctactaggatggctaaagTCAAAGatgcagaaaataacaagtgttggtgaggatacagAAAATTGAAATCCATGTTACATACGTGGCCAGTGTGAGATAAAAATGGTGgaacctctttggaaaacagtctgacagttcCTTAGAATGTTAAATATAAAGTTAACATACGACCCAGCAAATCTACTCCTGGGGATATACCCTAGCGAAGCAAAAACATGTTCACATAAAAGCTTGTCCTTaactgttcatagcagcattattcataacacaaaatggaaacaatttaaatgtccattaattgctgagtggataaataaaatgtggtatatccatacaatggaatgttattcagccataaaaaggaaggaagaactaATACATGCTATACTATAAATGAACCCTCATAAACATTATACTAAATGAGAGAAGCCAATCGCTAAAGgctgcatattgtatgattccatttatatgatgtccagaacaggcaaaaacACGGAAACAGAAAGTGGTTGCCAGGACTTTAGAGAAGGAAGAGTGGAGAGTAACTGTTACTGGGTAAAGGGTTTTTTTGTAGGATGAAGAAAATTCTGGTTGAGAGTATGAGACACTAGTATTCTTGAGATAACTGGCAGAGGCAATTCTAATTTCTGTAATTGTAAAAGTAACTGGGAGTTACTGGCCATTACATTCTAACCTATAGTAGGCAAAGATGGCATATCAGAAAAAGGTAATGCAATGTTCATCCTAAATACAGCTCTTTTCAAAAACAATTCTTAGAAGTAAATACCTATTGGAAAAATTTCAATGGCAACAGTCTGGATCTAAATACTAAGTATTGTCACTAAATCTTGGTGAGAAAGTGAGAAGAAATACAATTATGATAAATCAACTTTCATAAGAAAGTGAATACATCTCTTCATGTTTTTAATATCGACACaagaattaacatttaaatgTTGTTTTGTTAATTAAGCGTACATAACATTTGACTTACCAGAGAAAATTTttgtaataaatgtaaaatacaggacagattgtgtgtatgcatgtgcattTGATATTGGCAGCAAAATGTTAACTAGTATTAAATCTGAATGTCAGCAAGATGACAGAACATTTtacctttcattatttttatttaaatttgaaaaattttactCAATAcaaattttttctaataataaaaaatgaagagataGATACAGTtagttttatatacattttattaccTTAAATAcatttctccttccccctcaaaaatattttcctaattcaGTTAATACAATTAAATATCAATCTTttaactatttatttttcttattttagttgTGAACAGTATTCAAAGCTTTCCTCCACACTGCTGAATAAATCCCACAATCATGAATAACTTTCTCAGATCCACCCTCATGCCCTTATTCCGGGGACTATAGGTCAAGGGGTTGAAAAGTGGGTTGATCACAGAATAGAACAAATTCACAATTTTCTGAGTCTCAGCTGGATTGCCTGCTGTTGGGCTCACATATACAACCATGATAGAGCCATAGAACAAGGACACCACGGCCAGATAGGAGCTACAAGTGGAGAAGATATTATGCCAGCCCTCTGCTGAGGTGACCCTGAGCACAACTTTAATCACCAAGATGTAGGAGCTGGTAATGAAGAGGAAAGTGGTAAAAATGATGACTAGTTTAAAGATGGCATGGATCGTCTCAGTGTCAGGAGCTGGCAAACAAGACAGCTTTATAAGAAGATCTGGGTCACATAGGAAGTGATCAATCTTATTGAGACAACAAAATGGGAGCTGAGAGATTAGGTAAACAGGCAAGAGGAAGTATGAGAAGCCACACACCCAGCAGCCGGCTCCCATTCTGATGCAACGTTGAACTGTCATGACAGTGGGGTAGTGCAGGGGCCTGCAGATAGCAAGGCACCTGTCAAAGGCCATGGCAGACAGAAGAAGGTCTCAGTGGTGCCCATGGAGAAGAAGTAGGACTGAAGGAAGCAACCAGAGACAGAGATGGTGGTGTTCTCAGAGAGAAAGTTGGCTAGCATGTTAGGGACAGTGGAGGTGATAAACCAGATCTCTAGGAAGGAAAATTGGCCAGCAGGATGTACATTGGAGTTTGTAGTTGATAGTCCCACCTTACGGCACAGATAATGCACAAGTTTCCAATTAGTGTCAGAATATATGTCTGAGAGAAGATTGAAAAGAGGAGGATCTGAATTTCTCAGGTATAAGGGAAGCCTAAAAGGATGAATGTACTCACAGAGCTAGAGCAATTATTTATGTTGtaatatttgtctgtttttaaagcTGCAAAAAAACAGATTTCCATATTAGAAGTGGTCTTACATAGTATTACTCATTAGGGCAGATGCCTTGCTTAGGGTCACATCATTCTGCATGTCTGTAAATAACAAAATGCCATGACTCATGCAGTGCTATTTCCATGATTTTTAGATATTCATAGTCCTATTCTGGATATAATAAATACAAAGTTAACAGTCACCTTCCTGTCATCCTGTGGTTTACAATCAAAGTTAGTATTGACAATAAGCAGTGTATACAAGGATGTGCAATGTCGGGTCAAGCAGTGAATGAATGAGGACTGAATGAAGACAGCCAGGAGATAACTCAGTGTTTGTGACACATAAAGATATTAATGAGAATGATGTTCcatattctttgctctatttgtgACAGAAATATATCAAGCTGATTTGAGGACAATAGCCAATAGATTTTAATACAGTATGTAAGATAATTGATTTTAGATTTATTGTGTCAGGTTATGGGAAATATTCCTCTATCCTTTTTAGAATAGGTTATAAGtcaatattaaaatgaaaatttattagaacttttcacattttaattcCTTCTGTCAGTGAAAATACACTCAAAAACACTGTatgtatgtaattttttaaatggtcaccACATTACAGTACATGGGATGCTGCATAGAACGTCAAAGAGGTCTTGATCATTGAACTTAAATCAATAAAGGCTGTCCAGGAAAATGAGTACGTGTTCTGTTCACAACTCTATGGGGAGAAAATCCCACTTTTAAATTTTCAGATCTAATGATAAATATTGTCTGATAATATTCTGCCTAACTTGGTTCTCTAATACTGTAATTCAAATTCTTTGAAATAGTAGTgtttataattatcatcatcCTTGAGCCcttcaaaaaattaatataaatatgagAGATAGAGGATAATATTTAATGAGGCTTTTCAATAACGTATGACTGGTATGGAGGGTAAGTTGTCAACTCTCAGTTGTTTTACGTGGAAAACGACAAATACCCAAAGCTGATATTCTAGAAcggtggttctcaaaatgtggttcaGGGACTACTGCTgatctttgaaaattttttatggtattgaagtcaaaactattttcataataatactaacatattatttaattattcactctcattttttttttattattaaatggaGTTTTTCAGGTTGCACGATGGGTAATCTCACAATAAACTTATTGGAAAAGTAGATAGAAGCATCCAATTGTTCTCTACTAAGGCAAACATTAAAGCAATTTGcaaaaaatgtacagaaaaagTAACTCCTccttaatttttgttattttgacaaaacattatttttaaattgacgTTTATGTTAATATGATTAGTTTATTATTGCtactttaaaatgaatttatatataaacattaattttttctgttttaatttctgaatGGTAAATATGCATAACTATAACTCATATAAACAAAACCTCTTTGGGAGTGTTGATGAGTTTTAGGATTATAAAGGGGTCCTGAAATCACCAAGTTTGAGAGCCACCACTCTAGCTAAATCTTGCCTTCTCGAGAATAATTAAATCCTTTTCCTAGCCATTCAGAGCAAACTGAATGCTTGTGCTTGTGAAACATAGTGCTTGACTTGTTTGCATTTTTCCATTGATATATTGCGCTGTCGTTATTTTCTCTAAACATTATTATCATTAGAATTCACATATGAAAATAGCAGtttgattttggaaaaaataacctttaggaaaaaaaaatgtcaattttaaattcaacatttatttatgatAGAATGATGAAGCCTTATTTTGCAAGAACAAatgaatctataaataaaatgaagatatattttttgttttggtttggtattTCATAGCATAGAGACTTGCAAGCTAAAttgtaaacaaattgtggtgAAAACACTTAGCTAATTTCAAGTACACAACACATTTTTATTAACTATTGCCACCATTCTGTACATTAAATCTCTAGAATTTattaatcttataactgaaacaaagaaacaaaaaaagaataactatgtgaggtgaaggCCATGGTAAttagtttgtggtaattattttactaTGTGtaagtatatcaaatcatctCATTGTTCCcttaaatgtatataatttttctttgtctatcatatgtcaataaagttggaaaaaatataCTAAAGTAGAACAATCAGTTTGGAAATgaagagcaaagaaagaaagaaaaaaaaaggaattagtcCATAGTCCTAAAACCTTAATCAAGAGTTCACATATATTCAAACTCTTTAAATTCATGGAAataaatccttttaaaaaaaaaaaaggttattttaaaaaataagccttgaaattttaaaagcagtgGATTTATACTTAGGGAGAATTTTTGTAAGCCATTCACTTCATCCCAGTCTGAAAGTAATCACAGACAACTACCCAGACTGATACCCTAGATTGAGTAAATGGCAATGTTACACAATCGCAGCCCACATAAGCCCTCAATA is from Diceros bicornis minor isolate mBicDic1 chromosome 5, mDicBic1.mat.cur, whole genome shotgun sequence and encodes:
- the LOC131405882 gene encoding olfactory receptor 4K15 yields the protein MTETNQSPVTEFVLLGLSNSQELQPFLFVIFSLFYLAILLGNFLIILTVISDSRLHTPMYFLLANLSFIDICVASFATPKMIADFLVAHKTVSFEACLAQIFFVHLFAGGEMVLLVSMAYDRYVAICKPLHYLTIMNWRVCVTLVLVPWCVGFIHTTSQLAFTVNLSFCGPNQVDSFFCDLPLVTKLACIDTYVVSLLIVADSGFLSMSSFLLLVVSYTVILITVRNHSSAGMAKARSTLTAHITVVTLFFGPCIFIYVWPLSGYSVDKVLAVLYTIFTSILNPVIYTLRNKEVKTAMLKLKSRYLKPGQISAVIRNILFLETK